In Amaranthus tricolor cultivar Red isolate AtriRed21 chromosome 5, ASM2621246v1, whole genome shotgun sequence, a genomic segment contains:
- the LOC130813408 gene encoding uncharacterized protein LOC130813408 encodes MQGVVRFGACGKLNPCFIGPYDVRYVLTDSHILNLVSLELDKILLYEERPIQILDSKVLSTCKKYIMMVKILCHSNHKTKEATWDIEDSMREKYRYLLSQEVDSHKWCVTLVYDFYMIF; translated from the exons ATGCAAGGGGTAGTTCGTTTTGGTGCTTGTGGGAAGTTGAATCCATGTTTCATTGGTCCTTATGATGTG CGCTATGTTTTGACGGACTCTCACATTTTGAACCTCGTGTCTCTAGAACTTGACAAGATACTTTTATATGAAGAGAGACCGATCCAAATTCTTGATTCGAAGGTCCTTAGTACTTGTAAAAAATACATTATGATGGTAAAAATCCTATGTCACTCTAATCATAAAACGAAAGAGGCGACTTGGGACATCGAGGATTCCATGCGTGAGAAGTATCGCTATTTACTTTcccag GAAGTCGATTCTCATAAGTGGTGTGTGACCTTGGTTTATGATTTTTACATGATTTTTTAA
- the LOC130813410 gene encoding uncharacterized protein LOC130813410, with translation MTGQIVIKSSSTAFKRRQPLLIPKTLTSSPSASPPSKNSSSNVGEIAGVTAANCFIVCCCCPCIIVEFVILAVYKVPVTVFRRILKKRRLKKRKIKKERSGDCEVYEKSCYDDEFSTVDWNDDLNLIKVSLDGSAMDLDKKMWDQFHQTGMIIGALELTVRIDGEEL, from the exons ATGACTGGTCAAATCGTGATTAAATCATCATCAACGGCTTTTAAACGCCGTCAACCACTTCTAATTCCCAAAACCCTAACGTCGTCACCTTCAGCATCACCGCCGTCAAAAAATTCGTCCTCAAACGTAGGAGAAATAGCAGGAGTAACGGcagcaaattgttttattgtgTGTTGCTGTTGTCCATGTATTATAGTGGAATTCGTAATCTTGGCGGTTTATAAAGTTCCGGTCACTGTATTCCGTCGGATTTTAAAGAAACGACGCTTAAAAAAGAGGAAAATCAAGAAAGAAAGATCTGGTGATTGTGAGGTGTATGAGAAGAGTTGTTATGATGATGAATTCTCAACCGTTGATTGGAATGATGATTTAAATTTGATAAAGGTTTCTCTGGATGGATCAGCCATGGATTTGGATAAAAAGATGTGGGATCAGTTTCATCAAACGG GAATGATTATAGGTGCTCTGGAACTCACCGTAAGAATTGATGGTGAAGAGCTATAG